CAGAACAAGTGGCGAGCTGGCAAGCAGCGCGGCAAGGCAAACAGGGCGGGTGTGAAAGCTCAATTTCGGCATGGCAATCTCTTATCGGACGTATAGGCGAAGCTGACTGCATCCTAGCCGAGAGGGTTTCGTCTCGCTGGTCAGTTGTCGCATTTTCAGGAATCGGCCGATCCGAGAGAAAATTGAGTACCGTTCAGCGGCCTGGGATGCTGATCCAGGTGGCTTCAGCGAAAGCAACCAACGAACCGTTCTCGCGGTACAGGGCCGTGCCTGTCTGGTGTTTACGCCCGTCGTGACGAATCGCCCAGCCATTGACGATGAGCGTCTCGCCCACGCGCACCGGCTCCAGCAGCCTGGCCGCGAACCGGCCGAGTAACGCCAGTCCGGATACGGGGCGAACGGCGAAGAATCCCGGGCAGTCGAGTGCCGCCCAGAGGAATTCGCTGGCGACCGTCTCGTCCCGGTCCGCCAGTGATGCGTCGGGTGTCCATAGTGCAGCGACACTCTGCTTCGGATCATCCAGTGGGCCGGCAAAGATCCGAAGCCCGTCGCCCGGATCGCGATTGGGCCCACAGACGAAGCAGCCCGGCAGGTCATGGCGGACGATGCCCTCGAAGCGTTGCTGAGCGGCGCTGGACGCGTCGATGGACGGCGCCGGTGGTACCGTCATCGCTAGTTCATACGGGCGCGCGCTGGCCAACAAGCGACCTTCGTGATGCAGTTGCATACCGTCGTCGGCTGCACTCAGGGTCAGTGGGGCGTCCAGCGGCGGCGGGGCGTGCAGGGTTACCTGGCAGCCGGCCGGCATCGCTTTGGCCAGTAATCCGGCAACATAGCCGCCATTGCCGCTTTGCGGGGGCCCGCAAAAACGCGAAGCGATGGTGATGTTTTGCCCCAGGAGAGTGACGGTTCCTACCATGTTCAGTCAGCCCATCCGCCGCATACCGGAAAGATCTGTCCGACAAAGCAGTCCGCCGCGTCGCTGCACAGGTAAGCGGCGAAGGAGGCGTCCTCCTCTGCCGAGACCAGCCGGCCGAGCGGCACCTCCCGCTTGAGCCGGGCCTGAAAAGCAGGATTGGCCTGGATATCTTCGGGAAAGTAGGTCGGGTTATCGACAAAATTCTGAGCGATGGCGTTGATCTTTACATTGTGCGGAGCCGCTTCCAGGGCCACTGAGCGGATGTAGGCCAACTGTGCCCCCCGTGCTGCACTGTAGCTCGACGCGCGCTTGATGCCACGCAAGGCCGAGGCGCTGCCCATCAGCAATATCTTGCCGGACTGGCGCTCGATCATTTTTGGCAGAGCAGCGCGGACGAGCCGCTGCAGCGGGTCGACCATATGGGTGAACATCAGTTTCCATTCGTCATCGGTCACGTCGACCGCCGGCGTGTTCGGTGCAGGCACGCCGAGGTTGGCGACCAGCGCATCGATCTGGCCGGCCTGCTCGATAACGGCTTCCGCCTCGCCAGGATTGGCCAATGCTCCCTGCGCTGCGATCACCTCGGCGCCGCAGCGTTTGAACATGTCGTGCAGGGCCGGGCCCATGAAAGCTTCGGCGTGAGTAAGCAGGATACGTTTGCCGGACAGGTCTATCGGTTGCATGCAATCTCCCTTGGCACAGATCAGTCGTCAGATGCGGTTTTTCAATACCGGCTATTCAGGTATAGGTGCGGCCGAGAAACTCGAGCAGCAGCCGGTTTACCTCCTCGGCCTGCTCGCCCTGAATCCAGTGGCCGCAGTCGGTGAACACGTGCTGCTCCACCTTGGGTACAAGGCTGGGCATTTTCTGAATGGTGTAGGCCTCCATTTCGCCAACCGGGTCCCGGTCGCCGATCAGGAATAGTGCCGGTTGTTCGATCTGCAGGCCAGCCAGGTCGGCGGTACGTTCCCAGCTGCGCTGGAAGTTGCGATACCAGTTCAGCGGGCCCCGGAATCCGCAACGCTCGAAAGTCGCTACGTATACGTCGAACGCGTCGGGTGGGCACCACTCCGGCGGCACGCCGGGGTCGACACGGTCTTCCAGCCATCGCGCGTCGGCCGGCTTGTCATTGAACAGCGCATTGCTCTTGCCGCTCTCCGAGAGTCCATGCATCGCCAGGCGCAGGGTTCTGGGAATATCCGCCTCGAGTTCCTGCTCCGCGCGTCCGGGCTCCTGGAAATACAGGATGTAATGGAAGCGGTCCTTGAAATGCTCGCGCATGATGTCGATCGCCGGGCGCTTGGGCCGTCCGCCGAAGGGCACCGACATCCCGCAAACCACCTTGACCCGCTCAGGTTCCAGCAACGCCAGGTGCCAGGCCACAGGCGCACCCCAGTCGTGGCCGACCATCGCCACTTCGGTGTGCCCGAGATGGTCCATCGCCGCCTGAATGTCGCTGCAGAGCGTGATCAGGTCATAGGCTTCGATCGGTTGCGGTGCGCTGGTCCGGCCGTAGCCGCGCATTTCCGGAACGCAGACGCGGAAACCGGCGTCCGCGAGTGCTGCCATCTGGTGTCGCCAGGAATACCAGCATTCGGGAAACCCGTGCAGCAGCCAGACCGGCTTGCCTGTTTCGGGGCCGGCGAAGTGGACGCTCAGGTCGATGTCGTTGACGTGAAGGATCTGCTGGTCGGTCATGGCGTTGGTCCGGTCAGGTTATCAGTCGACACTATGGCAAATTAGCCCGGCCAGGGTCACAACCATTCACAGTAAAAAGAACGCTGTATAGGTGGCGGCGAATCGATGCTTGCCAGCGGCGGGTCATGTCCCGCTGCGCCCGATTGCCAGTAGCAGGCTGAGCACGCTCAGGCTCAGGGCCAGCAAGCTGATGATCAGTGGCCAGCGACCGGAGGGAGCCGGGCCGCCGGCCTGGGTCGGCGGTTCGTGCGCAAAGGTCGTCGAGCGCGCCGGTGCCGAGGGCGTGAATACAGGGTCGTCGTGGGTCGGGTCGGCGCTGCCCTGCATCAACTTGAGCATGCGTTCCACCAGGTGGTGATCGAAGCGGTAGGGATCAAACTCACTGAAGCCATGCTCGTCCAGCAAGCCCCTGACATGGTCATCGGTGGGTATGAACTTCATCGACCAGTCGGGAAACGAGAGGCGCCGAATCGGCTCGTGCACCAGCAACTTCAAGTCATGATGACGTCCGTCCCGGCGCAGTCGGCGGTATAACGCAGCGATCTTGCTGCGCTCGCCTTCCAGACACTGGAAGAAACAGCCATCGCCATAATGAAGCATGCCGACCACGCCGCTATGGTGATTATTGCGTCGCGAGACAGCGAGTATCTGTGCCACGTTGGCGTCCACTCCATCTTCCGCCGTGGTCGGCCGGAAGTCTGCGCGACTGATGTAGACGATGCGAACCAGCTCTGTCATAACCACCCGTGTCGAGAGTCCTGAGCTTCGAGCATAGGCGCTGGGGATTGAAGTATGGCAAGCTTTGTATTTCAAGAAACGTCCGCTTGCGCACGAGGATTTTCGCGATGTCATCGAACCCAGGGAAGGTTACGGCCGCGACCGTGTGGCAACGTATCACTGTATTCCTTGCTTCGCTCCTGGTCACCGTCGGGTATTGTGTCGACGTGCTCTGGCGCGCCGCGCTAGGTCGACTGGACCGCAGTCGTGTCGACCGTTACACCCGCAGCTGGTCCGGCTGGTTACTCCGCCTGATCCGGATGCGCCTGAGCGTCGAGGGCAGCTGCCCTGACTTCAATGACGGGCGCCGGTACATCATCCTCTGCAATCACGCCAGCCACTACGATATTCCTGCTAGCTTTGTCGCCATGCCGGGCTCCATTCGCATGCTGGCCAAGTCGGAGCTGTATCGTATTCCGCTGCTGGGTGCTGCGATGCGCGCGGCTGAGTTTCCGTCCATCAACCGGCATCAGCGCGAACGAGCAGTGGCCGATTTGCAACGCGCCCGGAAGATGATGGAATCGGGGATCGTGTTGTGGGCGGCACCAGAGGGAACACGCTCGCCGCATGGACGCCTGTTGCCGTTCAAGAAAGGGTGTTTTCATCTGGCGCTGGACACCGGTGCGATCGTGGTGCCGGTGGCGATCAGAGGTATTCACCGGGTGCTGCCGGCCAGGACGCGGCAATTCAACTTCGGTCAGTCGGTATCGCTGCACATCGGTGAGCCTATCGACAGCGCCCGCTATGACCTGGCCGGCCTGATGACCGAGACGCGGCGGCGAATGGTGGACCTGCTCGGGGAGCAACCGGAAGAGGCGTCTGCCGCCGAAACGTCGAACGATTCGCTGACACGACCTCAAGTGTCCTGATTCAGCGCGCTGCCAGATGAAACTGCGCGCCCTCGGCTTCCAATGGCCGGAGGTGAAGCTCGAGTTGGCTCAATTCTTCGCGTAATCGCTGCCGATCGGCTTCGCTGATTCCGCTGGGCTGGTTGCGCGAAAGATAGCCCCCCAACGCTTCGAGAGTCACCATGCCAATGGCGACGGGAGACCAGGACATGTCCTCTATGCCGTAGAACAGTCCGGTGACCGGGTCCGGCTCGGCACGTACGGCTGAATCGGGCTCGATCAGCTGCGCCGCTTCGCGAAATTCCAGCTCGGTGACATCGATGAACTGGCTAGGTGCGGTCACTCCCAGCGTTCGTGCAAGCTCGTCCAGCCGCTGCAAGTGGACGACCAAAGCCGTGTATTCCTGCGACTCGGTGCAAAATTCTCGATCTACCAGCGTGGCGAGGTGCAAGACGGCGGACAAGGACTACTCTCCTGGGCGGGGTGGCTCCGCGTAGCTTAACGCCGGCTCCTGCCAGCCGCCACCCAGGGCGCGGAACAGGTCGACTGTCGACTGAAGCCAGGCAGAGCGCTGCTGCAAGAGAGTGTCCTGGCTCTGATACCAGGTGCGCTGAGTATCGAGTAGTGACTGCTGAGTGATCGCGCCGGCGCGATAGCGGGTCTCGGCGAGTTCGAAGGCGCGCTGCGCCTCGGCGGTTGCCTGTTCGAGCAAGGCGAAGCGAACGCGCGCCTGATAAACCGCGCCGAGCGCCGTGTCGGCGTCCTGAAGCGCCTGCAATACAGTACGCCGGTAATCGACCAGTAGTTCCTGCTGGCGCGCTTCGGACAGGTCGACCTGAGCACGCAACCGGCCGCCCTGGAATATCGGCTGGGTCAGCCCGGCAACCAGGTTCCAGGTGCTCGTCGGGTCGTTGACCAAGCCGGACAAGGCCAGACTTTGCACGCCCAGTTGCCCAGTCAGCTGGATGGAGGGATACAAGGCCGCACGGGCTGCGTTGAGATCGGCGTTCGCCGCGGCCAGTCGGGCCTCGCTGGCCCGAATGTCCGGGCGTCGGGCAAGCAGTTCGGCGGGGAGGCCCGCGCCTATTTCCGGCACCACGAGGGTACCGAGCGTCTCGGTCGCCGGCATCCTTTCGCCCGGCGCCGTGCCGAGCAGCAACGCCAGTGCATTACGTAGTTGCAGCTCGCTCTGCTCGAGCGCGGGCAGTGAGGCGCGCAGCTGCAACACCAGGGTGCGTTGCTGGCTGACTTCGAGCTGGTCGGCTGCACCAAAGCGCTGCCGTGCGTCGATCAGCTGAAGAACGCGCTCGGCATTGTCCAGGCTGCGGCGGGCGAGAGCGAGTCGTTCCTGCACCTCCAGCCACTGGAACCAGGTGCTGGCGACGCTGGCATCGATGCCCAAACCGAGGGTCTCGCGATCGAACCGGCTCGCTTGCAGCGTCGCCCTGGCAGATTCGACAGTGGCGCGGTTGCGTCCCCAGAAGTCCACTTCGTAGCTGGCGTTGAGCGCTGCGCCAAAACTGCTGCGGTTGCTGCTGGTCTGGCTGCTGGTCTGGTTCTCGCTCTGCGAACGTGAAGCGCTGAAGCTTCCGCTCACCTGAGGCAGCAAGCTGGCGCCAGCTTGTTGCAGCTGGGCATCGGCTTGCAGCAACTGCGCGGCGGAAGTCGCCAGATCAAGATTCCCCAGGCGTGCTTGTTCAAGCAGCGCGTCAAGCGCCGGGGCCTGGTAGGCGCGCCACCAGTCCGCCGACGGCCAATCTTCGTTCCGGGTCTGCGTGTTCCATGTCGCCGGCATCGCTACGCTTGCGTCCGGCTGTGGTGTGTTGATCGCGCAGCCGGTGAGCATGAGGAGGGCGCCTGCGAGCGAGGCAACGAATTTAATCTGCACTAAGGGCCACCACAGGATCGAGATGCGCCGCCTTGCGAGCAGGCATGTAACCAAAAATCAGACCAGTCGCGAAAGCGCAGCCGAAGGCGAGGGCCACCGGTCCGGGAGTGAATTGAATCGGCGTACCCAGTACTTGCAGCAACGCGGCGAAAGCCAGGCCAAGCACAACCCCGAGCGCACCACCGATAGCCGAGACGACCAGCGCCTCGACGATGAACTGTTGGAGAATATGGCGTGTGCGTGCCCCGGTTGCCACGCGAATACCGATTTCTCGCGTGCGCTCGGTAACGTTGACCAGCATGATGTTCATCACGCCAATGCCGCCCACCAGCAGGGAAATCGCCGCGATCGAACCGAGCAGAACGGTGAAGGTGTTCTGCGTCTCCGCCACGTTTTCCAGCAACGACGCCATGTTGCGAATCTGGAAGTCCTCGACACCGCCATGCGCCTGCAGCAGAGTCTGGCGCACCGCCTCCTGGGTGGCTTCGGCCGCGGCCAGATCGTCGATCATGACGGTGACCGAATTCAGGTAGCGCTGGCCGATCAGTCGCAGACTTCCGGTGTTCAAGGGTACGAATACCACATCGTCCTGATCGGCCCCCCAGGGTGCGGCGCCTTTCGCTGCCATCACGCCGATCACCTGAAACGGAACATTGTTGACCAGCACATACTCGCCGAGCGGATCGGAATCGCCGAACAGATTCGTCGCCACGGTCTGGCCGAGGACGGTGACTGCGGAGTAGCGCTGGTTATCCTGGTCGTCGATGAACACGCCGGCACTCACCCCCCAGTCCCGTGCAAGTGGCAGCGCTTCGATGGTGGCGGTGACCTGAGTCGAATAGTCGGTGTTGCCTGCGCGCAGCGTTACCCGGCCGTTCATCTCCGGCACGGCAGCCCGGACGTTGTCCAGTTCGGCGATGGCGTCGATGTCGCTGGCCACCAGACTGGTCACCTGACCCTCGACCGAGC
The nucleotide sequence above comes from Halopseudomonas xinjiangensis. Encoded proteins:
- a CDS encoding hotdog fold domain-containing protein encodes the protein MVGTVTLLGQNITIASRFCGPPQSGNGGYVAGLLAKAMPAGCQVTLHAPPPLDAPLTLSAADDGMQLHHEGRLLASARPYELAMTVPPAPSIDASSAAQQRFEGIVRHDLPGCFVCGPNRDPGDGLRIFAGPLDDPKQSVAALWTPDASLADRDETVASEFLWAALDCPGFFAVRPVSGLALLGRFAARLLEPVRVGETLIVNGWAIRHDGRKHQTGTALYRENGSLVAFAEATWISIPGR
- a CDS encoding SDR family NAD(P)-dependent oxidoreductase; the encoded protein is MQPIDLSGKRILLTHAEAFMGPALHDMFKRCGAEVIAAQGALANPGEAEAVIEQAGQIDALVANLGVPAPNTPAVDVTDDEWKLMFTHMVDPLQRLVRAALPKMIERQSGKILLMGSASALRGIKRASSYSAARGAQLAYIRSVALEAAPHNVKINAIAQNFVDNPTYFPEDIQANPAFQARLKREVPLGRLVSAEEDASFAAYLCSDAADCFVGQIFPVCGGWAD
- a CDS encoding lysophospholipid acyltransferase family protein, which gives rise to MSSNPGKVTAATVWQRITVFLASLLVTVGYCVDVLWRAALGRLDRSRVDRYTRSWSGWLLRLIRMRLSVEGSCPDFNDGRRYIILCNHASHYDIPASFVAMPGSIRMLAKSELYRIPLLGAAMRAAEFPSINRHQRERAVADLQRARKMMESGIVLWAAPEGTRSPHGRLLPFKKGCFHLALDTGAIVVPVAIRGIHRVLPARTRQFNFGQSVSLHIGEPIDSARYDLAGLMTETRRRMVDLLGEQPEEASAAETSNDSLTRPQVS
- a CDS encoding MacB family efflux pump subunit, with product MSEPLISLRDITRTYRNGELSTTVLHGVSLDIQEGEFVAIMGASGSGKSTLMHLLGCLDKPTSGSYRFAGENIADLDKDELASLRRKTFGFIFQSYHLIPSATATENVEVPAIYAGMPRLARHTRAQALLSELGLGERLGNRPSQLSGGQQQRVSIARALMNDARVILADEPTGALDSKSGADVLALLKQLHGRGKTVIVITHDREVASHADRLVEIRDGHIIHDSGVIGRTGQPSPTADAARTPEPEAVRRAALADIGEAVRMALRALKANLFRTVLTLLGIVIGVASVVVMLAVGNGARQDVVDRISSLGTNLLLVRPGAPNVRRSVEGQVTSLVASDIDAIAELDNVRAAVPEMNGRVTLRAGNTDYSTQVTATIEALPLARDWGVSAGVFIDDQDNQRYSAVTVLGQTVATNLFGDSDPLGEYVLVNNVPFQVIGVMAAKGAAPWGADQDDVVFVPLNTGSLRLIGQRYLNSVTVMIDDLAAAEATQEAVRQTLLQAHGGVEDFQIRNMASLLENVAETQNTFTVLLGSIAAISLLVGGIGVMNIMLVNVTERTREIGIRVATGARTRHILQQFIVEALVVSAIGGALGVVLGLAFAALLQVLGTPIQFTPGPVALAFGCAFATGLIFGYMPARKAAHLDPVVALSAD
- a CDS encoding alpha/beta fold hydrolase, producing the protein MTDQQILHVNDIDLSVHFAGPETGKPVWLLHGFPECWYSWRHQMAALADAGFRVCVPEMRGYGRTSAPQPIEAYDLITLCSDIQAAMDHLGHTEVAMVGHDWGAPVAWHLALLEPERVKVVCGMSVPFGGRPKRPAIDIMREHFKDRFHYILYFQEPGRAEQELEADIPRTLRLAMHGLSESGKSNALFNDKPADARWLEDRVDPGVPPEWCPPDAFDVYVATFERCGFRGPLNWYRNFQRSWERTADLAGLQIEQPALFLIGDRDPVGEMEAYTIQKMPSLVPKVEQHVFTDCGHWIQGEQAEEVNRLLLEFLGRTYT
- a CDS encoding efflux transporter outer membrane subunit produces the protein MQIKFVASLAGALLMLTGCAINTPQPDASVAMPATWNTQTRNEDWPSADWWRAYQAPALDALLEQARLGNLDLATSAAQLLQADAQLQQAGASLLPQVSGSFSASRSQSENQTSSQTSSNRSSFGAALNASYEVDFWGRNRATVESARATLQASRFDRETLGLGIDASVASTWFQWLEVQERLALARRSLDNAERVLQLIDARQRFGAADQLEVSQQRTLVLQLRASLPALEQSELQLRNALALLLGTAPGERMPATETLGTLVVPEIGAGLPAELLARRPDIRASEARLAAANADLNAARAALYPSIQLTGQLGVQSLALSGLVNDPTSTWNLVAGLTQPIFQGGRLRAQVDLSEARQQELLVDYRRTVLQALQDADTALGAVYQARVRFALLEQATAEAQRAFELAETRYRAGAITQQSLLDTQRTWYQSQDTLLQQRSAWLQSTVDLFRALGGGWQEPALSYAEPPRPGE
- a CDS encoding BLUF domain-containing protein; translated protein: MTELVRIVYISRADFRPTTAEDGVDANVAQILAVSRRNNHHSGVVGMLHYGDGCFFQCLEGERSKIAALYRRLRRDGRHHDLKLLVHEPIRRLSFPDWSMKFIPTDDHVRGLLDEHGFSEFDPYRFDHHLVERMLKLMQGSADPTHDDPVFTPSAPARSTTFAHEPPTQAGGPAPSGRWPLIISLLALSLSVLSLLLAIGRSGT